The following coding sequences lie in one Cronobacter universalis NCTC 9529 genomic window:
- the eptA gene encoding phosphoethanolamine transferase EptA, whose amino-acid sequence MAMIKKLRWSDLRFNLFSALLFTLMNALFIGRCWALIAPHHLHDALFAASVPLVLFCAWLVIFSIINLPWLRKPVLAILLFGSAASSYFMYTYGAVIDQNMMVNIFETNSQEAGALITPQLIGWLAVAGLVPALLLSRIDVVSGSLLWTALRRLVSILASLLVIILVASIFYKDYASLFRNNKNIAKMVTPANYISGIVKYTHSRFFAGDQTLVRIGQDAKKGPVIRQQTKKTVLVVVIGEASREQNYSLGGYERDTNPQLKKQGVVFYPHATSCGTETAISVPCMFSGMPRAHYDAGLAHHQEGLMDVLAHAGVNVLWRDNDGGCKGACNRIPHTDMTEWKLNDLCKEGSCLDDALLWRFDNVLDGLKQDSVIVLHLMGSHGPAYYRRYPDNFRRFTPTCDTNEIQDCDRQALINTYDNTILYTDDVLSRTIDALRKHQDTMNTALVYLSDHGESLGENGIYLHGTPYLLAPDQQTHIPLLFWLSGDYARQYGVDTGCLGKRAATDEVSQDNLFSTVLGIMNIQTSLYQPQEDMLSACRKN is encoded by the coding sequence ATGGCAATGATAAAAAAACTGCGCTGGAGCGATCTGCGTTTCAACCTGTTCAGCGCCCTGCTCTTCACGCTGATGAACGCGCTTTTTATTGGCCGCTGCTGGGCGCTTATCGCCCCGCATCACCTGCACGATGCGCTGTTCGCCGCGAGCGTACCGCTGGTGCTGTTCTGCGCCTGGCTGGTGATTTTCAGCATCATTAATCTGCCCTGGCTGCGCAAACCGGTGCTGGCGATTTTGCTGTTCGGCTCGGCGGCCAGCAGTTATTTTATGTATACCTACGGGGCGGTGATTGACCAGAACATGATGGTCAATATCTTCGAGACCAATTCCCAGGAAGCCGGGGCGCTGATAACGCCGCAGCTTATCGGATGGCTTGCTGTGGCGGGCCTCGTACCGGCGTTGCTGCTGAGTCGTATTGACGTGGTGTCCGGCAGTCTCCTCTGGACGGCGCTGCGCCGTCTGGTCAGTATTCTCGCGAGCCTGCTGGTGATCATTCTCGTGGCGTCAATCTTCTATAAGGATTACGCCTCGCTGTTTCGCAACAATAAAAACATCGCCAAGATGGTCACGCCGGCGAACTACATCAGCGGCATCGTCAAATATACCCACTCACGCTTTTTCGCAGGCGACCAGACGCTGGTGCGCATCGGACAGGATGCGAAAAAAGGCCCGGTCATTCGTCAGCAGACCAAAAAAACGGTGCTGGTGGTAGTGATTGGCGAAGCCTCCCGCGAGCAGAACTATTCCCTCGGCGGTTATGAGCGCGACACTAACCCGCAGCTTAAAAAACAGGGCGTGGTGTTTTATCCGCACGCCACCTCGTGCGGCACCGAAACCGCGATCTCCGTGCCCTGCATGTTCTCCGGGATGCCGCGCGCGCATTACGACGCCGGACTGGCGCATCATCAGGAAGGACTGATGGACGTGCTGGCGCACGCGGGCGTCAACGTGCTGTGGCGGGATAACGACGGCGGCTGTAAAGGCGCCTGCAACCGCATTCCACATACAGACATGACTGAATGGAAGCTTAACGATCTGTGTAAAGAAGGCTCCTGCCTCGACGACGCGCTGCTGTGGCGGTTCGATAACGTGCTGGATGGCCTGAAACAGGATTCCGTGATTGTTCTGCACCTGATGGGCAGCCACGGCCCGGCGTATTACCGCCGCTACCCGGATAATTTCCGCCGCTTCACGCCGACCTGCGACACTAACGAGATCCAGGACTGCGACCGTCAGGCGCTGATTAACACCTATGACAACACCATTCTCTATACCGACGATGTACTGAGCCGCACCATTGATGCGCTGCGTAAGCATCAGGACACCATGAACACGGCGCTGGTCTATCTCTCCGATCACGGCGAATCGCTCGGCGAGAACGGCATCTACCTGCACGGCACGCCGTACCTGCTGGCGCCCGATCAGCAGACGCACATTCCGCTGCTCTTCTGGCTCTCCGGCGATTACGCGCGCCAGTACGGCGTGGATACCGGCTGTCTTGGCAAACGCGCGGCGACGGATGAGGTCTCTCAGGACAACCTCTTCTCCACGGTGCTGGGCATCATGAATATCCAGACTTCGCTTTATCAGCCGCAGGAGGATATGCTTAGCGCCTGCCGGAAAAATTAA
- a CDS encoding DUF1289 domain-containing protein, translating to MAEQLEFFPVPSPCRGICQSDERGYCRGCMRSRDERFNWQKMNDSQKQEVLRLCRQRMLRKLRAGRAEPDEEPQQPSLF from the coding sequence GTGGCCGAGCAGCTCGAGTTTTTCCCCGTTCCCAGCCCCTGTCGCGGGATCTGCCAGTCGGATGAACGCGGCTACTGTCGTGGGTGTATGCGCAGCCGCGACGAGCGCTTCAACTGGCAGAAGATGAACGATTCACAGAAGCAGGAGGTGCTGCGCCTCTGCCGCCAGCGTATGCTCCGTAAACTGCGCGCCGGACGCGCCGAACCTGACGAAGAACCACAGCAGCCTTCACTGTTTTAG
- a CDS encoding aldo/keto reductase, whose translation MVERILMAPQGPTFSRLVMGYWRLMEWNYSARELVGFIEQHLELGITTVEHADIYGGYQCEAAFGEALRLAPHLREKMEIVTKCGIATTAKPENALGHYITDRAHIVQSAENSLRYLSTDVLDLLLIHRPDPLMDADEVAEAFLALHKSGKVRHFGVSNFTPAQFSLLQSRLPFTLATNQVEISPVHQPLLLDGTLDLLQQLRIRPMAWSCLGGGRLFSDESFGPLRAELQQVAEETGAQTIEQVVYAWVLRLPSRPLPIIGSGKIDRVKSAAGALSLELSRQQWFRIRKAALGYDVP comes from the coding sequence ATGGTTGAGCGTATTCTTATGGCGCCCCAGGGGCCGACGTTTTCACGTCTGGTGATGGGGTACTGGCGTTTAATGGAGTGGAATTATTCCGCCCGCGAGCTGGTGGGGTTTATCGAGCAGCATCTGGAGCTTGGCATCACTACTGTCGAGCACGCGGATATCTACGGCGGCTACCAGTGCGAAGCCGCCTTTGGCGAGGCGCTGCGTCTGGCGCCGCACCTGCGCGAAAAAATGGAAATCGTCACTAAATGCGGTATCGCCACCACCGCGAAGCCGGAAAACGCGCTTGGCCATTACATTACCGATCGCGCGCATATTGTGCAGAGTGCGGAAAATTCCCTGCGTTATCTTAGCACCGACGTGCTGGATCTGCTGCTGATCCATCGCCCCGATCCGCTGATGGATGCCGATGAGGTCGCCGAAGCGTTCCTTGCGCTGCATAAAAGCGGCAAAGTCCGCCACTTTGGCGTCTCCAACTTCACGCCTGCGCAATTCTCGTTATTGCAGTCGCGCCTGCCGTTTACGCTCGCGACCAATCAGGTAGAGATTTCGCCGGTACATCAGCCGCTGCTACTGGACGGGACGCTGGATCTGCTCCAGCAGTTACGCATTCGCCCGATGGCCTGGTCATGCCTGGGCGGCGGACGGCTTTTCAGTGATGAGAGCTTTGGGCCGCTGCGTGCCGAGCTGCAACAGGTTGCAGAAGAGACGGGCGCACAGACTATTGAGCAGGTCGTCTACGCGTGGGTGTTGCGTCTGCCGTCGCGCCCGCTGCCGATTATCGGCTCCGGGAAAATCGATCGCGTGAAAAGCGCGGCGGGGGCGCTGTCGCTTGAACTGTCGCGCCAGCAGTGGTTCCGCATCCGTAAAGCCGCGCTCGGTTACGACGTTCCCTGA
- the sodC gene encoding superoxide dismutase [Cu-Zn] SodC, whose translation MKRLTLAAMALLACGAAQAANEEVELRLATDKGAGQSVGMVKITETDKGLEFAPDLNGLPPGEHGFHIHAKGSCEPAMKEGKMVAAEAAGGHFDPQNTGKHAGPEGDGHLGDLPALAVNNDGKATDPVTAPRIKKLDEIKGKALMVHVGGDNMSDHPKPLGGGGARYACGVI comes from the coding sequence ATGAAGCGATTGACTCTGGCGGCGATGGCGCTGCTGGCATGCGGCGCCGCACAGGCCGCCAACGAAGAAGTGGAACTGCGTCTGGCGACCGACAAGGGCGCTGGCCAGTCGGTCGGTATGGTTAAAATCACCGAAACCGATAAAGGCCTGGAATTTGCGCCCGATCTCAATGGTCTGCCGCCAGGCGAGCATGGTTTTCACATCCATGCCAAAGGCAGCTGCGAACCCGCCATGAAAGAGGGCAAAATGGTCGCGGCAGAAGCGGCGGGCGGTCATTTCGATCCGCAGAATACCGGTAAACACGCCGGGCCGGAAGGCGACGGGCATTTAGGCGATCTGCCGGCGCTGGCCGTCAATAATGACGGGAAAGCCACCGATCCGGTGACCGCGCCGCGCATTAAAAAACTGGATGAAATCAAAGGCAAAGCGCTGATGGTGCATGTCGGCGGCGATAACATGTCCGATCATCCGAAACCGCTTGGCGGCGGCGGCGCCCGTTACGCCTGTGGCGTTATTTAA
- a CDS encoding TetR/AcrR family transcriptional regulator gives MNRTPEHDTREHLLATGEQLCLQRGFTGMGLSELLKTAGVPKGSFYHYFRSKEAFGVAMLERHYARYLAGLEQHFTPAGPAREQLIAWFDETLRHYCQTGKMMGCLTVKLSAEVCDLSEDMRGALDKGAAQVIALLAGALERGREAQALAFSGSAQQRAQVLYVLWLGASLQAKVSRSGAPLENALAHVKEIL, from the coding sequence ATGAACCGAACACCTGAACACGACACGCGCGAACACCTCCTTGCCACCGGCGAGCAGCTCTGCCTGCAACGCGGCTTTACCGGCATGGGACTGAGCGAGCTGTTAAAAACCGCGGGCGTACCGAAGGGCTCCTTCTACCACTACTTTCGCTCGAAAGAGGCGTTTGGCGTGGCGATGCTGGAGCGGCACTACGCCCGCTATCTGGCTGGCCTTGAGCAGCACTTTACGCCGGCGGGCCCGGCGCGCGAGCAGCTGATCGCCTGGTTTGACGAGACGCTCCGCCATTATTGCCAGACGGGCAAAATGATGGGCTGCCTGACGGTGAAGCTGTCCGCGGAAGTGTGCGATCTGTCGGAGGATATGCGCGGCGCCCTCGATAAAGGCGCGGCGCAGGTTATCGCGCTGCTGGCAGGCGCGCTGGAACGGGGTCGCGAGGCGCAGGCCCTGGCCTTTTCCGGCAGCGCGCAGCAGCGGGCGCAGGTGTTGTACGTGCTCTGGCTCGGCGCAAGCCTCCAGGCCAAAGTGTCGCGCAGCGGCGCGCCGCTTGAAAACGCGCTGGCGCACGTTAAAGAAATCCTTTGA